A section of the Pochonia chlamydosporia 170 chromosome 2, whole genome shotgun sequence genome encodes:
- a CDS encoding phosphorylase superfamily protein (similar to Colletotrichum gloeosporioides Nara gc5 XP_007273517.1): protein MSADSQHVEHGDGVRKNRSGQEKRSSPTIPVMLDRYVNATQHSEIPVPERFLRHGGSSHGRHTTHDMDPTRFEQWMRSKLSVVDRSGHSENTMRHAIFAVNMEDFVSVLNDEYEDVPACSVLTVTSSAASGSNAFADVAECYVRSQWSHHGVRVLDWLSRFRNRDLRQLASLKLDMPDNDVILNSWGTNTSWKKVEVFGTEEVVAKIALQLAWTMMAFRKPRPRSKELSLFAAEVTFSEEGLVLPSSTASSQPCFNFRIKVREPQASEAVEKEGACWNNAFRHFAVATGFHIPSRPADFRGVELPFALMTILTQVDYPLPFMDGFVLKGRKSAVFPVLSNRERTAVQWHLVEAKGSCSSMAEIHNTLPELVTVTGSLDEYVDTGLPATKRHFLGLYRDARIHLGTQDSQAEKISSVDGVPNVHISSGTPMKWQRIINMSLHISAKAASVGVSTEFRLGKSLQKSLSIEHNPLQLFDLACENLTLLYNVETKTAWLLPEICVILHLMQAQTRNKRKGYRFRFPSFVDMAASKLENTCRRFLEQNLNLQPMFKQFSDAFTQMKEDILMKPKGVRLRNVFFESTERLAGVDFTELSLLPLKYSTREVELPTRSSGGWVEMLKDNWEAKKSYKIVSIFCKNLYPEPVKPTGMECSTWCPPPVNSDYLITTISCIRKLAERHGRDPVKLSPNMFWGPGNVDPYSICPKRNCNRLQQIVKQQPSRRMFNIMEDAPADGALVFGGSYCMNPQMKCSTGSAPRTLEILREELGSEVPDYASRAASMSEPTASSLNRRQSAIQAADKLANFHMLNVASYIEPSWREDFFVAIICALPREADAVTLLFDKFWDEDGDTFGRAKGDTNAYTTGRFGSHNVVLAVLPAMGTTNAAAAAANLRLSYPNLKLTLIIGICGGIPKVGGIDAFLGDVIIGKTIVQYDYGRLYPGQFSVKKSVDDSLSRANKDIRGLLASFEMEHGHEQLRSKAALHLKHLQEKAARKKRRANYHYPGITNDKLFLPSYRHSHHDSCDICCGEPARICDIASGASCVEIGCNEDNLVRRQRPTVECGRCPNIFIGCLGSGNTVMKSGEDRDRIAAEQGVIAFEMEGAGAWDEVPCIVIKGICDYADSHKNKTWQDFAAATAAAVAKALLERYIREDAGRALASRNREFRYE, encoded by the exons atgtcTGCGGATTCACAACACGTTGAGCATGGAGATGGTGTCCGGAAGAATCGCTCGGGACAGGAAAAGCGGTCTTCACCTACCATCCCAGTAATGCTCGACAGGTATGTGAATGCAACTCAGCACTCCGAAATTCCTGTGCCAGAACGATTCCTGAGACATGGCGGATCATCCCACGGACGGCACACGACCCATGACATGGATCCGACAAGGTTCGAACAATGGATGAGGTCTAAGCTCTCCGTCGTTGACAGGTCCGGCCATAGCGAGAATACGATGCGACATGCTATATTCGCGGTCAACATGGAAGACTTTGTATCTGTCCTGAACGATGAGTATGAGGATGTTCCGGCTTGCTCGGTTCTAACAGTGACCAGTTCAGCTGCCTCGGGCTCTAATGCGTTCGCGGATGTCGCAGAGTGTTATGTTAGGTCACAATGGTCGCATCATGGGGTTCGAGTGCTGGACTGGCTGTCTCGATTTCGAAATCGTGATTTGCGACAAT TGGCATCTCTAAAACTAGACATGCCAGATAATGATGTAATTCTCAATAGCTGGGGCACTAACACCTCCTGGAAAAAGGTTGAAGTATTCGGAACAGAAGAGGTCGTGGCAAAAATAGCTCTACAGCTCGcatggacgatgatggcGTTCCGAAAACCACGTCCAAGGTCGAAGGAGCTGTCACTCTTCGCTGCCGAAGTAACGTTCTCTGAGGAGGGACTGGTCCTTCCTAGTTCTACAGCGTCCTCACAGCCCTGCTTCAACTTCAGAATCAAAGTTCGAGAACCTCAAGCTTCTGAGGCAGTCGAAAAGGAAGGAGCTTGCTGGAACAACGCATTTCGGCACTTTGCAGTCGCTACCGGATTCCACATTCCATCACGGCCAGCTGATTTCCGTGGTGTGGAGCTGCCTTTCGCATTGATGACAATTTTAACCCAAGTCGACTATCCCTTACCATTCATGGATGGTTTTGTTCTCAAGGGCCGTAAATCTGCCGTCTTTCCGGTTCTGTCCAACAGAGAGAGGACTGCCGTTCAGTGGCATCTGGTCGAGGCCAAGGGATCTTGCTCTTCCATGGCGGAAATTCACAATACTTTACCGGAACTTGTAACCGTCACTGGCTCCCTCGATGAGTATGTCGATACCGGTTTGCCTGCTACAAAACGTCACTTCCTGGGGCTATACCGGGATGCGAGGATTCACCTTGGCACTCAAGATTCTCAAGCTGAGAAGATCTCAAGCGTGGATGGGGTTCCGAACGTTCATATTTCATCGGGAACGCCTATGAAGTGGCAGAGAATTATCAATATGTCCTTGCACATAtcggccaaggcagcaagTGTCGGGGTCTCGACGGAGTTCCGACTTGGGAAGTCGCTGCAAAAGTCACTGAGCATCGAACATAATCCACTGCAACTCTTTGACCTAGCTTGTGAGAATCTGACATTATTATACAATGTCGAGACGAAGACGGCATGGTTGTTGCCAGAAATATGTGTAATTCTGCATTTAATGCAGGCCCAGACTCGCAACAAGCGCAAGGGATACCGGTTTCGATTCCCCTCCTTCGTGGATATGGCAGCAAGCAAGTTGGAGAATACGTGCCGCCGCTTTCTAGAACAAAACCTCAACTTGCAACCCATGTTCAAACAGTTCTCGGATGCTTTTACTCAGATGAAAGAGGACATTCTCATGAAACCCAAGGGAGTCAGACTACGTAATGTGTTCTTTGAGTCAACCGAGCGACTAGCCGGAGTCGATTTCACTGAGTTATCCTTGCTCCCTCTGAAATACTCGACCAGAGAGGTCGAACTGCCGACTAGATCTAGTGGCGGCTGGGTAGAAATGCTCAAGGATAATTGGGAAGCGAAGAAGAGTTACAAGATTGTGAGCATCTTTTGCAAGAATCTGTACCCAGAACCAGTCAAACCGACAGGTATGGAGTGCAGTACTTGGTGTCCGCCTCCTGTTAACTCCGATTATCTCATCACCACTATCTCCTGCATCAGGAAATTAGCAGAGAGACACGGAAGAGATCCAGTAAAGCTCTCACCCAATATGTTTTGGGGACCTGGCAATGTTGACCCATATAGCATCTGTCCTAAGAGGAACTGCAACCGACTGCAGCAGATAGTTAAACAACAGCCCAGCAGGCGCATGTTTAATATCATGGAAGATGCGCCAGCTGATGGTGCCCTTGTGTTTGGTGGGTCGTATTGCATGAATCCTCAGATGAAGTGCTCTACCGGGAGTGCCCCAAGAACGCTTGAAATCCTCAGAGAAGAGCTGGGATCGGAGGTCCCTGATTATGCTTCACGAGCCGCTTCCATGTCAGAACCAACCGCTTCAAGCCTGAATCGCAGGCAGAGTGCTATCCAAGCTGCGGACAAACTCGCAAATTTCCACATGCTCAATGTGGCATCTTATATCGAGCCAAGCTGGCGTGAAGACTTTTTCGTTGCAATCATTTGCGCTCTACCACGCGAAGCAGATGCAGTCACTTTATTGTTTGATAAATTCTGGGACGAAGATGGCGATACTTTTGGCAGGGCTAAAGGTGACACAAATGCTTATACAACAGGGCGTTTTGGATCGCATAATGTTGTCCTTGCTGTGCTTCCCGCGATGGGGACAACTAACGCCGCGGCAGCAGCTGCTAACCTCCGCTTAAGCTATCCTAATCTTAAGTTGACATTAATTATCGGAATCTGCGGTGGGATTCCGAAGGTAGGTGGGATTGACGCCTTTCTAGGCGATGTTATCATTGGCAAAACAATCGTCCAGTATGATTATGGACGACTGTACCCGGGGCAATTCTCAGTCAAGAAATCAGTTGATGATAGTCTTAGCCGCGCGAATAAGGATATTCGAGGCCTTCTTGCTAGTTTTGAGatggaacatggacatgaacAACTGCGATCTAAGGCTGCTCTTCACCTTAAGCACTTACAGGAAAAAGCTGCTCGCAAGAAGCGACGAGCAAATTACCATTATCCAGGAATCACCAACGACAAACTATTCCTACCGAGTTATCGCCACTCGCATCACGACTCCTGCGATATTTGTTGTGGCGAACCTGCCCGTATCTGTGACATTGCCTCCGGGGCTTCTTGTGTGGAAATCGGCTGCAACGAGGATAACTTGGTGAGAAGGCAAAGACCCACTGTAGAATGCGGTCGCTGCCCTAATATCTTTATTGGCTGTCTGGGCTCAGGTAATACAGTCATGAAGTCGGGTGAGGATCGCGATCGCATCGCCGCAGAACAGGGTGTCATTGCttttgagatggaagggGCAGGGGCTTGGGACGAGGTCCCATGCATTGTTATTAAAGGCATCTGTGACTATGCAGATAGCCATAAAAACAAGACGTGGCAAGATTTTGCGGCAGCTACAGCAGCGGCGGTGGCCAAAGCACTGCTAGAGAGATATATACGTGAGGATGCTGGTAGAGCTTTGGCAAGCAGAAATCGAGAGTTCAGGTATGAGTAA
- a CDS encoding ubiquinone biosynthesis protein (similar to Coccidioides immitis RS XP_001244663.1), with protein MSALTIPRMATRLAPRTWTCSTCQGQLATAKSVPFRGIRQFASARGSSQGSSGNARGGSRSRRVLLFASASAAGVASTALAFTDEIRNSYESMERTGRVVAALGICINDYRTTLNAKATIQDEEEQTKILQACHKRCAERTFKVLEKNGGIFIKLGQHLSAMNYLLPPEWTTTFIPLQDKCPVSSFQSIEEMFRRDTDGELWDLFSEFSSEPIGAASLAQVHLATLKDSGEKVAVKVQHPDLEAFAPLDLALTKYTFSTLKRFFPEYDLEWLSSEMEVSLPKELDFQEEADNARRMKAHFAKVPELPLIIPQVIWAKKRIIVMACESGARPDDLEYLDKNGIDRDEVAATLARVFNEMIFGDGAPLHCDPHGGNIAIRKNDTRRGIGRGPNFDVILYDHGLYRDIPLPLRRSYAKMWLAVIDGDMDRMKEYSREVAGINDQDFPLFASAITGRDFSVVSNQGSILQTRSADEEQNMSSSLQEGLIVDLVQMLSRVPRIILLILKTNDLTRSLDESLQTRQGPIRSFLILARYCTRTVFYEQLEQIRDRGSLLWPPNAVRVFAAWLGYLRVEVKLEAFELWLGVKRVLGMKVNFASGSQL; from the exons ATGAGCGCACTCACCATCCCTCGAATGGCTACCCGCCTCGCCCCCagaacatggacatgctCGACTTGTCAGGGTCAATTGGCCACCGCCAAGTCAGTCCCGTTCCGTGGAATCAGACAGTTTGCTTCGGCGAGGGGTTCATCGCAAGGGTCAAGCGGGAATGCTCGCGGAGGCTCGCGATCTCGGAGGGTGCTGTTGTTCGCCTCTGCCAGCGCGGCTGGTGTGGCGAGCACTGCACTTGCTTTTACGGATGAAATCAGGAATAGCTATGAGTCTATGGAGCGAACGGGGAGAGTCGTCGCAGCGCTGGGAATTTGCATCAATGA TTACCGGACGACGTTGAATGCGAAAGCTACTAtacaagacgaggaggagcagaCCAAAATCTTGCAGGCGTGCCACAAACGGTGCGCTGAGAGGACATTCAAAGTATTGGAGAAGAATGGAGGCATTTTCATCAAATTAGGACAACACCTG AGCGCCATGAATTATCTATTACCGCCCGAATGGACAACAACATTTATCCCTTTACAAGATAAATGCCCTGTTTCATCGTTCCAATCGATCGAAGAGATGTTCCGCAGAGACACCGACGGCGAGCTATGGGATTTGTTTTCCGAGTTCTCAAGTGAACCAATTGGCGCGGCGTCACTCGCACAAGTCCATCTGGCGACTCTGAAAGACTCTGGCGAAAAAGTAGCCGTCAAAGTGCAGCATCCGGACCTCGAGGCGTTTGCGCCCCTGGATCTCGCCCTCACGAAGTACACCTTTTCAACGCTGAAGCGATTCTTCCCCGAATACGACCTCGAATGGCTCTCTTCCGAGATGGAAGTATCGTTACCCAAGGAACTCGATTTTCAGGAGGAAGCAGACAATGCGCGGCGCATGAAGGCACACTTTGCCAAAGTCCCCGAGCTGCCCCTCATCATCCCCCAAGTCATCTGGGCCAAGAAGCGCATCATCGTCATGGCTTGCGAATCCGGCGCCCGGCCCGACGATTTAGAGTACCTGGACAAGAATGGCATCGACCGCGATGAGGTCGCAGCGACGCTCGCGCGAGTCTTCAACGAAATGATCTTCGGGGACGGTGCCCCCTTGCACTGCGACCCTCACGGCGGCAACATTGCCATTCGCAAAAACGATACTCGCCGGGGCATCGGCCGCGGTCCTAACTTTGATGTCATCCTCTACGATCACGGCTTGTACAGAGATATCCCGCTGCCGTTGCGCCGGTCCTACGCCAAGATGTGGCTAGCAGTCATTGACGGCGACATGGACCGCATGAAGGAGTACTCGCGCGAGGTCGCCGGCATCAACGACCAAGACTTCCCCCTCTTCGCGTCCGCCATCACAGGACGAGACTTTAGCGTTGTCAGCAACCAAGGCTCCATTCTGCAGACGCGCAGCGCggatgaagagcaaaatATGAGTTCGTCTCTTCAAGAGGGCCTTATAGTTGATCTGGTCCAGATGCTGAGCCGCGTACCGCGCATTATCCTTCTTATTCTCAAAACCAACGATTTAACACGAAGTCTGGACGAGAGCCTGCAGACTCGGCAGGGACCCATCCGAAGCTTTCTCATTCTCGCGCGGTACTGCACCCGGACCGTCTTCTACGAACAACTGGAGCAGATCCGGGACAGGGGGTCGCTGCTCTGGCCGCCGAATGCGGTGAGGGTGTTTGCCGCTTGGCTGGGGTACCTGCGGGTTGAGGTGAAGCTGGAAGCTTTCGAGCTTTGGCTGGGTGTGAAGAGGGTGCTTGGGATGAAGGTGAATTTTGCGAGTGGCTCGCAGCTGTAG
- a CDS encoding Pex19 protein (similar to Metarhizium robertsii ARSEF 23 XP_007821755.1), with protein MDTKPAAPESSKKEDMEVKSEDVKTVPAATAATEDVPDPDEDDLDDLDDMLDEFSTVKIDEKPKPSQPGSAGASASASTPKPADAAAAAAAPKESPVAGEEPFSEEDFAKQLQAGMADLLGELEQSPEMQQQFEDMFKKMAAAADDAAPEGAPGSSSSTKAGGPAADASFQETIRRTMDRMQASGDQATAAAATSSGDDFMSELLKQMSSGDFNGEGNEEEFSKMLMGMMEQLTNKDILYEPMKELDDKFPEWFEKNQATTPVEDLKRYEEQRTLVREIVSKFEESSYSDSNAADREYIVDRMQKMQAAGSPPSDLVGDMASAQEAFAGADDQCNPQ; from the exons ATGGACACGAAACCAGCCGCTCCGGAATCAAGCAAGAAGGAGGATATGGAGGTCAAGTCAGAGGATGTGAAGACGGTTCCTGCTGCGACAGCGGCAACGGAAGATGTCCCTGATCCGGACGAGGACGACCTGGATGACCTGGATG ACATGCTTGATGAATTTTCAACTGTGAAAATTGACGaaaagccaaagccatctCAGCCTGGTAGTGCTGGcgcttcagcttcagcgtCAACGCCTAAGCcggctgatgctgctgctgctgctgctgctcccAAGGAATCCCCAGTCGCTGGAGAAGAGCCATTTTcagaagaagactttgcaAAGCAGCTTCAAGCAGGCATGGCTGATCTTCTCGGTGAGCTGGAGCAATCA CccgagatgcagcagcagtttGAGGACATGTTCAAGAAAATGGCCGCCGCTGCAGATGATGCGGCCCCAGAAGGTGCGCCAGGGAGCTCCTCGTCTACCAAGGCCGGAGGTCCTGCCGCCGATGCATCTTTCCAGGAGACGATTCGCCGAACAATGGATCGCATGCAAGCATCTGGGGATCAGGCGACGGCCGCCGCAGCCACTAGTAGCGGAGACGATTTCATGTCGGAGCTGCTCAAGCAAATGTCGTCCGGCGACTTCAACGGCGAGGGCAACGAAGAGGAATTTTCCAAGATGCTCATGGGCATGATGGAGCAACTGACCAACAAGGACATCCTGTATGAGCCTATGAAGGAGCTCGACGACAAGTTCCCGGAGTGGTTCGAGAAGAACCAGGCCACCACCCCGGTAGAGGACCTCAAGAGGTATGAGGAGCAGAGGACGCTTGTTAGAGAGATTGTGTccaagtttgaggagagCAGCTATTCGGACAGCAACGCTGCGGACCGAGAATATATTGTCGATAGAATGCAAAAG ATgcaagctgctggctcgCCGCCATCAGATTTGGTGGGGGACATGGCGTCTGCCCAGGAGGCATTCGCCGGCGCAGATGATCAATGTAATCCGCAATAG
- a CDS encoding Zn2/Cys6 DNA-binding protein (similar to Glarea lozoyensis ATCC 20868 XP_008082301.1), translating to MKARATRTSSTKSQPTATGSNNPNTKRRLKRKRLPLNCGECRKKKLSCDRQLPCHRCIRAGRPEECCFDTDTGKPACANPQFLQQDSQRHGDEIRELQAQVAELKGLLTKLTSSRETIHTEQHTLVAQSVSTTVSETQIEPSSVSKGDHGDSVVGIPNPAIRRPKGYYNQHSLFRFFSEIPQLWPFIEETTNQFLKPVGVHLNKPKGQAGTDAALPQGTSLRDLLPCKGDTNILTSYYINHLSSIHRILHVPTFQRECTTFWSTAEPRPATAILILSILSISVCLISTDSPLSSSYQHKPLQWIRICESWLLKQSTKHRRLIHYQVKYLILIAKRVNMIRKKDWWTESGSLVQDAILDGFHVEDASDGVYMREMKKRLWLAVRELDLQSGFEFGLPTLLHNVDDDADIAALDDAEFDEKTEVGERNTNECIPSFQMLCSQSWKLRLHISRSLVTGMTYDEVLRHTHKLTQMIYALPSQNTESNKTERQCVLEDAFLKFQLQTCILALNRPYLAQGKHWMSMNAVYIVSQDMLLLNTKLAKLGLQTFALLREDVMLAALTLTRITLHTQDSTNITTANVKATTSLIEECLPFTEDRYLRSSASEPWCYITLCSAIMLLKMHTDSENMESSMVTCAQMFLDLHYRCVGRQRAWLLQREETHVHTGQDVSEMDVSYDVCVNPFELDIGLGGGWEPWGAAWSTLPLQ from the exons ATGAAGGCAAGAGCAACCCGCACTTCAAGCACAAAGTCTCAACCCACAGCCACAGGctccaacaacccaaacacGAAGAGAAGACtcaaaagaaaaagactACCATTAAACTGCGGGGAATGCAGGAAAAAGAAG CTATCTTGTGATCGCCAGCTTCCCTGCCACAGATGCATTCGCGCAGGCAGACCTGAAGAGTGTTGTTTCGATACAGATACCGGAAAACCAGCATGTGCAAACCCACAGTTTTTACAACAGGATTCTCAAAGGCATGGCGATGAGATTCGAGAGCTACAGGCTCAAGTTGCTGAGTTGAAGGGGCTGCTGACGAAGTTGACGTCGAGTCGTGAGACTATACACACTGAGCAACATACCCTTGTGGCACAGTCTGTGAGTACAACAGTGTCCGAAACACAGATTGAACCGAGCTCTGTGAGCAAGGGAGATCACGGAGACAGCGTGGTGGGCATTCCCAATCCTGCGATTCGGCGGCCTAAAGGATATTACAATCAGCACTCCTTGTTCCGGTTCTTTTCAGAA ATCCCTCAACTATGGCCTTTTATCGAAGAAACAACGAACCAGTTCCTCAAACCAGTTGGTGTGCATCTCAACAAGCCAAAAGGCCAAGCTGGTACCGACGCTGCTCTCCCACAAGGAACAAGTTTACGAGATCTACTTCCCTGTAAAGGTGATACAAATATCTTGACATCATATTATATCAACCACCTCTCCTCTATCCACCGCATCCTCCACGTACCAACATTTCAAAGGGAGTGTACCACCTTTTGGAGCACCGCTGAGCCTCGACCAGCCACAGCCATTCTAATCTTATCAATCCTCTCAATATCAGTATGCCTGATTAGCACCGACTCCcctctctcctcttcctACCAACACAAACCTCTCCAATGGATACGAATCTGCGAAAGCTGGTTGCTCAAACAGAGCACCAAACACCGCCGACTCATCCACTACCAAGTCAAATACCTCATTCTTATTGCCAAGCGCGTCAACATGATCCGGAAGAAAGACTGGTGGACAGAGTCGGGCTCATTGGTGCAGGACGCCATTCTAGACGGATTCCATGTTGAGGACGCAAGTGACGGTGTGTACATGAgagagatgaagaagagactTTGGTTGGCGGTTAGGGAGCTAGATTTACAGAGCGGCTTTGAGTTTGGTCTTCCCACTTTGCTACATAATGTGGATGACGATGCGGACATTGCGGCGTTAGATGATGCAGAGTTTGACGAGAAAACGGAAGTTGGAGAGCGGAACACGAATGAGTGTATACCGTCATTTCAGATGCTCTGTTCACAGAGCTGGAAGCTACGGCTGCATATATCGCGCTCCCTAGTCACGGGCATGACATACGACGAGGTATTGAGGCACACGCACAAACTTACACAGATGATTTATGCCCTTCCAAGTCAAAATACCGAGTCTAACAAAACCGAAAGGCAATGTGTCCTGGAGGATGCATTTCTGAAATTTCAGCTACAAACGTGCATACTTGCTCTTAACAGACCATATCTCGCACAGGGAAAGCACTGGATGTCTATGAACGCAGTATACATCGTATCGCAAGACATGCTCTTACTTAACACGAAGCTAGCGAAACTCGGGCTCCAAACTTTTGCCTTGCTACGCGAAGATGTTATGCTTGCAGCTTTGACCTTGACTCGTATCACACTACACACACAAG ATTCAACAAATATTACTACAGCAAACGTAAAAGCCACCACTTCACTCATAGAAGAATGCCTCCCCTTCACAGAAGATAGGTATCTCCGCTCCTCCGCGAGTGAACCATGGTGCTACATCACGCTCTGCTCAGCAATAATGTTGCTCAAAATGCATACTGATTCCGAAAACATGGAGTCTTCAATGGTGACTTGTGCGCAAATGTTTTTGGATCTTCATTATCGATGTGTTGGGCGGCAGAGGGCGTGGCTGCTTCAACGTGAAGAGACCCATGTGCACACTGGTCAAGACGTATCAGAAATGGATGTGAGTTACGAT GTTTGCGTGAATCCGTTCGAATTAGATATTGGATTGGGAGGTGGTTGGGAACCTTGGGGGGCAGCTTGGTCGACACTACCGCTTCAGTAG
- a CDS encoding asparagine synthetase 1 (similar to Aspergillus terreus NIH2624 XP_001214721.1): MCGIFACHCHPGVQRFKPTALRLAKQIRHRGPDWSGNIISNNTILCHERLSIVGVESGAQPLTNEDESLVLAVNGEIYNHRLVRKHLKHVYHFKTTSDCEVIIPLYMEYDIDAPNHLDGMFSFVLYDKKQDRTIAARDPIGITTLYQGWSWKEPGTVYFASELKCLHTVCDKIVPFPPGHVFDSKTGQTTRYFKPTWWDPTKVPSTPVDLKVLRHALEKSVRKRLMAEVPYGVLLSGGLDSSLVAAIAQRETLRLKQKALEKNGGAEPMGNGNPDLGDGLVGIDDDDNLSTVTYLPQLNSFSIGLPGSPDNKAALEVAKFLGTKHHVMTFTIEDGLNALSDVIYHLETYDVTTIRASTPMYLLSRKIKAMGIKMVLSGEGSDEIFGGYLYFHAAPDKKAFHEETVRRVKNLHYADCLRANKSTAAWGLEARVPFLDKEFLETSMNIDPQDKMITKDRMEKYILRKAFDTSDEPETAPYLPENILWRQKEQFSDGVGYGWIDALKDNAELHVTDEMMKNPKTEWGTDIPDTKEAYWYRLMFDEHFPPSCASTVLRWTPTWSKQSDPSGRAISTHNAKYDNAV; this comes from the exons ATGTGTGGAATTTTCGCCTGCCATTG CCATCCCGGCGTCCAGAGATTTAAGCCGACTGCTCTTCGGCTTGCTAAGCA AATCCGCCACCGAGGTCCCGATTGGA GCGGAaacatcatctccaacaacacaa TCCTTTGCCATGAGCGTCTGAGTATTGTCGGTGTTG agtctggtgctcagCCCCTGACCAACGAAGACGAGTCACTTGTTCTCGCTGTGAACGGTGAAATCTACAACCACCGTCTGGTTCGAAAGCACTTGAAACATGTCTACCACTTCAAGACTACATCTGACTGCGAAGTCATTATTCCCTTG TACATGGAATATGACATCGATGCCCCCAACCACCTGGACGGCATGTTCTCCTTCGTCCTATAtgacaagaagcaagacCGAACTATTGCTGCCCGTGATCCTAtcggcatcaccaccctgTACCAGGGTTGGTCTTGGAAGGAGCCCGGAACCGTCTACTTCGCCTCCGAGCTGAAATGTCTGCACACCGTCTGCGACAAGATCGTTCCATTCCCTCCTGGCCACGTCTTCGACTCAAAAACTGGCCAGACCACTCGCTACTTCAAACCCACGTGGTGGGATCCCACCAAGGTCCCTTCAACACCTGTCGACTTGAAGGTGCTTCGTCATGCTTTGGAGAAGTCTGTTAGAAAGAGACTTATGGCTGAGGTTCCGTATGGTGTGTTGCTCTCTGGTGGGTTGGACTCTAGTCTGGTTGCTGCAATTGCCCAGCGCGAGACTCTGCGCCTTAAGCAGAAGGCTCTGGAGAAGAACGGAGGCGCTGAGCCCATGGGCAACGGCAACCCTGATCTTGGCGACGGCCTTGTTGGtatcgacgacgacgacaacctCTCCACCGTCACCTACCTTCCTCAACTTAACTCGTTCTCCATTGGTCTGCCCGGCTCGCCAGACAACAAGGCCGCGCTCGAAGTTGCCAAGTTCCTCGGCACCAAGCACCACGTCATGACCTTCACTATCGAAGACGGTCTCAACGCCCTTTCAGATGTCATTTACCACCTCGAGACCTACGATGTCACCACTATTCGTGCCTCTACACCCATGTATCTGCTCTCCCGCAAGATCAAGGCTATGGGCATcaagatggtgttgagtgGCGAGGGCAGTGACGAAATCTTTGGTGGCTACCTGTATTTCCACGCTGCCCCTGACAAGAAGGCTTTCCACGAAGAGACAGTCCGCCGTGTCAAGAACCTGCACTATGCCGACTGCCTGCGAGCCAACAAGTCTACTGCCGCCTGGGGCTTGGAAGCTCGAGTTCCCTTCCTTGACAAGGAG TTCCTCGAGACTTCCATGAACATCGACCCCCAGGACAAGATGATCACCAAGGACCGTATGGAGAAGTACATTCTCCGTAAGGCCTTTGACACCTCTGATGAGCCCGAAACCGCTCCTTACCTGCCTGAAAACATTCTCTGGCGCCAGAAGGAGCAATTCTCCGACGGTGTCGGCTACGGCTGGATTGATGCCCTCAAGGACAACGCCGAGCTGCATGTTACCGAcgagatgatgaagaaccCCAAGACCGAATGGGGTACCGATATCCCGGACACAAAGGAAGC TTACTGGTACCGTCTGATGTTTGACGAGCATTTCCCTCCCTCGTGCGCATCGACTGTTCTGCGCTGGACGCCGACATGGTCTAAGCAGAGCGACCCCAGTGGAAG AGCCATTTCCACACACAACGCCAAGTATGACAACGCTGTATAA
- a CDS encoding ubiquitin-conjugating enzyme, E2 (similar to Metarhizium robertsii ARSEF 23 XP_007821756.1) produces MALCQNRLQEERKQWRRDHPFGFYAKPTRTKEGVLDLKNWECGVPGKEKTIWEGGLFKLTIAFPEEYPTKPPKCKFVPPLFHPNVYPSGTVCLSILNEEEAWKPAITVKQILLGIQDLLNDPNPESPAQADAYNLFKRDRPEYEKRVRRVVRENQAP; encoded by the exons ATGGCTCTGTGTCAGAATAGGCTACAAGAAGAACG GAAACAATGGCGGCGTGATCATCCCTTTGGCTTCTATGCGAAACCCACGCGAACAAAGGAGGGCGTTTTGGATTTGAAAAACTGGGAATGCGGCGTCCCGGGAAAGGAGAAGACCATCTGGGAAGGAGGCTTATTCAAGTTGACTATCGCGTTTCCTGAAG AATACCCGACCAAACCCCCGAAAT GCAAATTTGTACCACCATTGTTCCACCCAAACGTGTATCCTTCTGGCACGGTGTGCCTCTCGATTctcaatgaagaagaggccTGGAAACCGGCGATCACTGTGAAGCAGATCCTTCTGGGCATCCAGGATCTGCTGAACGACCCGAATCCCGAGTCACCAGCCCAGGCCGATGCGTATAACTTGTTCAAGAGAGACAGGCCGGAATATGAAAAGCGAGTCCGCCGTGTGGTGCGCGAGAACCAAGCGCCTTGA